Proteins encoded together in one Halothermothrix orenii H 168 window:
- a CDS encoding S8 family peptidase, whose amino-acid sequence MFTRVTYVLRKPGVGQVTLALKLFILSIILMFSLSACSPITQDYSDTGYGIIKGKVTLGEPNSSTVNKIIHPVNINKNLNSIPLATSSISTAHTPGVYILKLAETLSYSSLKKNILQGKARPIEKIAKNTYKIKIEGTRSPGQLITNMEKNPMVEYIEPDYLVHIQAIPDDTYYPRQWNYKILNMEKVWEHYHGSEDITVAVIDTGILPGHPDLQGRITAGYDFVDNDTDPTDTSPDFSHGTHVAGIIGAVTNNSEGVSGFNWNIKIMPIRVIGPDGSGGYSSLISGIRWAVDHGADVINLSLAGPSSSYSLEEAVNYAVDNGVTVVAAAGNNGTSPILYPARYSRVISVGAVGPELDRAYYSNYGEDLDVVAPGGDSSIPVPDNNILSTAGYMSGSKPVHQYTWAQGTSMAAPHVTGLVALLYSAGYSNPSYIEDILKETARDLGQPGADGEYGAGLINPVRALGLAPDSNTDSNNNFSNDSSTGLNNKDSNNKSSNNGASTYSLSEIKIYILDNNFNGKTLDYVEEARPITTPDVYGNYSIKVRKGVWTVIGWLDTNNNHVVDRGDYYGQAEDIVSSSDYSPVIVNIDLNIRS is encoded by the coding sequence ATGTTTACTAGAGTTACATATGTTTTAAGGAAACCCGGAGTTGGACAGGTGACCTTAGCCCTGAAACTATTTATTCTATCCATAATATTGATGTTTTCTCTATCAGCCTGTTCACCCATAACTCAGGATTATTCTGACACCGGATATGGAATAATCAAGGGTAAGGTTACCCTTGGTGAACCCAATTCCTCAACTGTTAATAAAATTATTCATCCGGTAAATATCAATAAGAACTTAAATTCAATTCCACTGGCCACTTCTTCTATCTCTACCGCCCACACCCCCGGAGTCTATATACTTAAACTGGCTGAAACCTTAAGTTACAGCTCTCTTAAAAAAAATATTTTGCAGGGTAAGGCCAGGCCCATAGAAAAAATTGCTAAAAACACATATAAAATTAAAATTGAAGGGACCCGGTCCCCGGGACAGTTAATAACTAATATGGAAAAAAATCCAATGGTAGAATACATCGAGCCTGACTATCTGGTCCATATTCAGGCAATTCCTGATGATACCTATTACCCCCGCCAGTGGAATTATAAAATTCTCAATATGGAAAAGGTATGGGAACATTACCACGGCAGTGAGGACATAACTGTAGCCGTTATCGACACCGGTATCCTTCCGGGACACCCTGACCTTCAGGGAAGGATAACAGCAGGTTATGATTTTGTTGACAATGATACTGACCCGACCGATACCTCACCTGATTTTAGTCATGGAACCCATGTAGCCGGTATCATCGGGGCCGTAACCAATAATAGTGAAGGGGTATCCGGCTTCAACTGGAATATTAAAATAATGCCCATCAGGGTAATCGGCCCTGATGGAAGTGGGGGGTATAGCTCCCTTATATCAGGGATAAGGTGGGCTGTGGACCATGGTGCAGATGTCATCAACCTTAGCCTGGCAGGCCCCAGTAGTTCATATTCCCTTGAAGAAGCCGTTAATTATGCCGTGGATAATGGGGTTACCGTTGTTGCCGCAGCCGGTAATAATGGTACAAGCCCGATTTTATACCCGGCCCGGTACTCCCGGGTAATAAGCGTTGGAGCCGTAGGGCCAGAACTGGATAGGGCCTACTATTCAAATTATGGAGAGGACCTTGATGTTGTAGCTCCGGGTGGAGACAGCAGTATTCCGGTCCCTGATAATAACATATTAAGTACAGCCGGTTATATGTCCGGTTCAAAACCGGTCCACCAGTACACCTGGGCTCAGGGCACTTCCATGGCAGCACCGCATGTCACGGGACTGGTGGCCCTGCTATATAGTGCCGGTTATAGTAACCCCTCATATATTGAAGACATTCTAAAAGAAACAGCCAGGGACCTGGGTCAACCGGGAGCTGATGGAGAGTATGGAGCTGGACTTATAAACCCTGTAAGAGCTCTGGGATTAGCACCAGATAGTAATACTGATAGTAATAATAATTTTAGCAATGATAGCAGTACCGGCCTTAACAACAAAGATAGTAATAATAAAAGTAGTAATAATGGGGCCAGTACCTATTCTTTAAGTGAAATAAAAATATACATCCTTGATAATAACTTTAATGGTAAAACCCTGGATTATGTTGAGGAGGCCAGGCCAATTACGACCCCTGATGTTTACGGCAACTACTCCATTAAAGTTAGAAAAGGAGTCTGGACAGTAATAGGATGGCTTGATACAAATAACAACCACGTTGTTGACCGGGGTGACTATTACGGTCAGGCAGAAGATATCGTTTCTTCTTCCGACTATTCCCCGGTTATCGTAAATATTGACCTGAATATAAGGTCCTGA
- the lpxD gene encoding UDP-3-O-(3-hydroxymyristoyl)glucosamine N-acyltransferase, protein MDREKNSYTARELAHLVGGELVGDPDLVIKGVSGVGESRPDTVTFAENSTYLDKAEQSRAGLVIVPEEIEESSKNIIRVKNPRLAFARIASHFAPDMLYRPGIDETAVISSTACIGEDVSIHPHVVIDKEAVIGDRVILAPGVYVGPGVEIGDDTVIHANVVIEYDTVIGSNVIIHGGTVIGSDGYGFVTDEKGHHKIPQLGNVIIEDNVEIGANVTVDRGTSGPTVIKQGTKIDNLVQVAHNVQVGEENLIVAQVGVAGSTRLGRRVTLAGKVGVAGHIELGDNSTIAAGSIVTKNTPSGVFYSGNPAHDHREELKEQAAKRRLPELLKKVKELEKRIQELERS, encoded by the coding sequence ATGGACAGGGAGAAAAATAGTTATACGGCCCGGGAACTGGCCCACCTGGTGGGTGGAGAACTGGTTGGAGACCCCGACCTGGTTATCAAGGGGGTCAGCGGTGTTGGAGAAAGCAGGCCAGACACTGTTACCTTTGCTGAAAATTCCACTTATTTAGACAAGGCTGAACAGTCCAGAGCAGGGTTAGTTATTGTTCCCGAGGAGATAGAGGAGAGTAGCAAAAATATAATCAGGGTTAAAAATCCCCGTCTGGCCTTTGCCAGAATTGCTTCCCATTTTGCCCCTGATATGCTGTATCGCCCCGGGATAGATGAGACTGCTGTTATTTCCAGTACTGCCTGTATTGGGGAGGATGTATCCATTCATCCCCATGTAGTTATTGATAAAGAGGCAGTAATTGGTGACAGGGTTATACTTGCTCCCGGGGTCTATGTAGGTCCCGGGGTGGAAATTGGGGATGATACAGTCATCCATGCCAATGTTGTTATTGAGTATGATACTGTTATTGGTAGTAATGTTATTATCCACGGGGGAACTGTTATCGGATCTGATGGTTATGGTTTTGTGACTGATGAAAAAGGCCATCATAAAATTCCCCAGTTGGGGAATGTTATTATTGAAGATAATGTAGAAATCGGGGCCAATGTTACTGTAGACCGCGGTACCAGTGGGCCGACTGTAATAAAACAGGGGACCAAGATCGATAACCTGGTTCAGGTTGCCCATAATGTTCAGGTTGGAGAGGAAAACTTAATTGTGGCCCAGGTCGGGGTTGCCGGTAGTACCAGGCTCGGCCGGCGTGTTACCCTGGCAGGAAAAGTCGGGGTGGCCGGTCATATTGAGCTCGGTGATAATAGTACTATTGCTGCTGGAAGCATAGTTACCAAGAATACCCCCTCAGGGGTTTTTTATTCTGGCAACCCGGCTCATGACCATCGGGAGGAATTGAAGGAACAGGCTGCAAAAAGAAGACTACCGGAATTGCTTAAAAAAGTTAAGGAGCTGGAAAAAAGAATACAGGAACTTGAAAGGAGCTAG
- a CDS encoding OmpH family outer membrane protein, whose amino-acid sequence MKKLLVGFIMVIMLITLTSCGNNTPRIAVLDVDLLLQKSHLAQELHNDLVELGTNLQQEYLEKEESLTDKEKQNELEKMDQEFMRNKKQMEQVLNGRINTIISQLAREKNLDVVVDKNSTYYGGIDITGEVIERLDEIAGEDDGGNGQGEK is encoded by the coding sequence ATGAAAAAATTATTAGTAGGTTTTATAATGGTAATTATGTTAATTACCCTTACTTCCTGTGGAAACAATACCCCCAGGATTGCTGTGCTGGATGTTGATCTCCTGTTACAGAAAAGCCATCTGGCCCAGGAACTTCATAATGATCTGGTTGAATTAGGGACTAATTTACAGCAGGAATACCTCGAAAAAGAAGAATCTTTAACTGATAAAGAAAAGCAAAATGAACTGGAAAAAATGGACCAGGAGTTTATGAGGAATAAAAAGCAGATGGAACAGGTTTTAAATGGCCGGATAAATACTATAATTAGTCAGCTGGCCAGAGAGAAAAACCTGGATGTAGTTGTAGATAAAAATAGTACCTATTATGGTGGAATTGACATTACAGGAGAAGTTATAGAACGTCTAGATGAAATAGCTGGAGAGGATGATGGTGGTAATGGACAGGGAGAAAAATAG